Proteins encoded by one window of Ignavibacteriota bacterium:
- a CDS encoding TonB-dependent receptor, whose translation MKKALFILLLASKVFSQSFTFVGVIGDSLDNKPIEFANIYVPKLNIGTVSDSSGNFSLAFSQKGNFLVKFSHLGYLDITKEIEIPPKKKISVKLIPKEILLEQTTVIASLPKFRKTPVANYEIEENQIENLIGNRDAGFILENSPSIFVSSLGGGMGDYKISIRGFNHTNIAVMLNGVPVNNPENGEIYWSNWAGIGDVLERINVQRGLGSNPFSVSTVGGSVNFLTKGIYSIENFAKLSIELGSENFQKKTFSFSQTLSNKNLSLTGFLSKKNWNGFADQTWVDEISYYLAIGGIYGNHSLELQAIGSSQEHGQRLTMLTIDEWKARGKNFNSDWGYLNGKPLNLRDNVFHKPTFNLNHNWQIDENWILSNIMYYSYGDGGGTVPPWVNFNRTENGLIDFNGEWIKNSNNINTNFDPKLNFTENALRFTVHRHNWYGLISNIRFKKDNMEISSGLDARYYTAQNYREVSNLLGGDYTIGSSNVNWDVKKLLFKGDKVDYDADSYVRQFGGFVQDEIQLNNILLYANISVSSTGYKRLDYFNYLSNDSQRETNWFDIFGYTIKSGTNYNLDNVNNLFFNIGYFSKAPLAENVYDYTNHKYENVKNEKIFNVEMGYGLKTSEIKFNSNIYYTLWKDKALSETISDINTNQFYFFNLSGASSRHIGIELSTTWRMNSSLKFEGMISNAVNKWTDNVFAVVAPESDPTQKSIVSSYVKNVYVGGSPMTTALFSAEYENNIFKNLSLRINPIVKFYGNHFADFNPNLRSFKSDEGVNSWKLPNYFIADLHISAILNLNTHFIEKLILHFDSFNIFNNKDYIIDALDGTAHNSKSALVWYGRERWWNFSLSFKL comes from the coding sequence ATGAAAAAAGCATTATTTATTCTTTTGCTGGCATCCAAAGTTTTTTCACAAAGTTTTACATTTGTTGGAGTTATTGGAGATTCGTTAGATAATAAACCTATTGAATTTGCAAATATATATGTGCCAAAACTTAATATTGGTACAGTTTCCGATTCTAGTGGTAATTTTTCTTTAGCCTTTTCTCAAAAAGGTAATTTTCTCGTCAAATTTTCACATCTTGGATATTTAGATATTACGAAAGAAATTGAAATTCCTCCAAAGAAAAAAATATCAGTTAAATTAATTCCCAAAGAAATATTGCTTGAACAAACAACTGTAATTGCTTCGCTTCCAAAATTTAGAAAAACACCGGTTGCAAATTATGAGATTGAAGAAAATCAAATAGAAAATTTAATTGGGAATAGAGACGCAGGATTTATCTTAGAAAATTCGCCAAGTATTTTTGTTTCTTCTCTTGGCGGTGGTATGGGTGATTATAAAATTTCAATACGCGGTTTTAATCATACAAATATTGCTGTAATGTTAAATGGCGTTCCTGTTAATAACCCTGAAAATGGAGAAATTTATTGGTCAAATTGGGCAGGAATTGGAGATGTTCTTGAAAGAATAAATGTTCAAAGAGGTTTAGGTTCAAATCCATTTTCAGTTTCTACAGTTGGTGGTTCTGTTAATTTTTTAACAAAAGGAATTTATTCAATAGAAAATTTTGCTAAACTTAGTATTGAATTAGGTTCAGAAAATTTTCAAAAGAAAACTTTCAGTTTTTCTCAAACTTTATCTAATAAGAATTTATCGCTTACTGGTTTTTTATCGAAAAAAAATTGGAATGGTTTTGCAGATCAAACTTGGGTAGATGAAATCTCATATTATTTGGCTATTGGCGGAATTTATGGAAATCATTCGCTAGAACTTCAAGCTATTGGTTCATCACAGGAACACGGCCAGCGTCTTACAATGCTTACAATCGATGAATGGAAAGCTCGTGGTAAAAATTTTAATTCTGATTGGGGATATTTAAATGGAAAACCGTTGAATTTAAGAGATAATGTTTTTCATAAACCAACATTTAATCTAAATCATAATTGGCAGATTGATGAAAATTGGATTCTTTCAAATATTATGTATTATTCTTATGGAGACGGCGGCGGAACTGTTCCTCCTTGGGTTAATTTTAACAGGACTGAAAATGGACTAATTGATTTTAACGGTGAATGGATAAAAAATTCAAATAATATTAATACAAATTTTGATCCCAAATTAAATTTTACGGAAAACGCTTTAAGATTTACTGTTCATAGGCATAATTGGTATGGACTGATTTCAAATATTAGATTTAAAAAAGATAATATGGAAATATCTTCTGGTCTTGACGCAAGATATTATACTGCCCAAAACTATAGAGAAGTCAGCAATTTGTTAGGAGGTGATTATACTATAGGAAGCAGCAATGTTAATTGGGATGTAAAAAAATTATTATTCAAAGGCGATAAAGTAGATTATGATGCGGATAGTTATGTTAGACAATTCGGCGGATTTGTTCAAGACGAAATTCAATTGAATAATATTCTTTTATATGCTAATATTTCAGTTTCATCAACGGGATATAAAAGACTAGATTATTTCAATTATCTTAGTAATGATTCTCAAAGAGAAACAAACTGGTTTGATATTTTTGGTTATACGATTAAATCTGGGACCAACTACAATTTGGATAATGTGAACAATTTATTTTTTAATATTGGATATTTTTCAAAAGCACCATTAGCGGAAAATGTTTATGATTATACAAATCATAAATATGAAAATGTTAAAAACGAAAAAATATTCAATGTAGAAATGGGATATGGATTAAAAACTTCTGAAATTAAATTTAATTCAAATATCTATTATACTTTGTGGAAAGATAAAGCATTAAGTGAAACAATAAGCGATATTAACACAAACCAATTTTATTTTTTTAATTTATCAGGTGCGTCTTCAAGACATATTGGTATTGAATTATCTACAACTTGGAGAATGAATTCATCATTAAAATTTGAAGGGATGATTTCAAATGCTGTTAATAAATGGACAGATAATGTTTTTGCAGTCGTGGCTCCGGAATCAGATCCTACACAAAAATCAATTGTTTCATCGTATGTAAAGAATGTTTATGTCGGCGGATCTCCAATGACTACAGCTTTATTTAGTGCTGAATATGAAAACAATATTTTTAAAAATCTTTCACTAAGAATAAATCCGATAGTAAAATTTTATGGAAATCACTTTGCGGATTTCAATCCAAACTTAAGAAGTTTTAAATCCGATGAAGGTGTTAACTCATGGAAGCTACCAAATTATTTTATTGCTGATTTGCATATTTCCGCAATTTTAAATTTAAATACCCATTTCATAGAAAAACTTATTTTACATTTTGACTCGTTCAATATATTTAACAATAAAGATTATATAATTGATGCGCTTGATGGAACTGCACATAATTCTAAAAGTGCTTTAGTTTGGTATGGAAGAGAAAGATGGTGGAATTTTTCATTATCTTTTAAGTTGTAA
- a CDS encoding alkaline phosphatase family protein translates to MKFIRTAFLIFIFSITLIAKNQPYVILISFDAFRWDYCDRGITPNLEMMRQNGVKAKSLKPCFPSKTFPNHYSIITGMYPENHGIIANFFINPFTGEKYKIGDAASVRQSKWYLGEAFWETARRNGIITASCFWPGSDIDLDYRRPNYFEYYDHSKPYKERLDEVINWLSLPQNIRPHFLTVYFHDTDTFGHEFGPNSFEVNQSIKRLDSLIGYLNSKLIEIEMKDSVNLILVSDHGMTEIEKEKIINIEELIKNYNLKFENNETFAFIEPKEKDIKKVYSLLKENENHYKVYLKDEVPEYYHYSKHPFLSSIFMMADLGWTIVDKRILEKMNNTISKGNHGYDNNELDMHGIFLAEGPAFRKNFQISTIQNIDIYPLLSKIFGINPRSNIDGKLERIEFILNQ, encoded by the coding sequence ATGAAATTTATAAGAACAGCTTTTTTGATCTTTATTTTCTCGATTACATTAATTGCGAAAAATCAACCCTATGTTATTTTAATTTCATTCGATGCATTCAGATGGGATTACTGCGATAGGGGAATTACTCCAAATTTGGAAATGATGCGGCAAAATGGCGTAAAAGCTAAATCATTAAAACCTTGTTTTCCATCTAAAACATTTCCAAATCATTACTCAATTATTACCGGAATGTATCCGGAAAATCATGGTATTATTGCAAATTTTTTTATAAATCCATTTACAGGTGAAAAATATAAAATAGGTGATGCAGCAAGCGTAAGACAAAGTAAATGGTATTTAGGTGAAGCATTCTGGGAAACAGCAAGAAGAAATGGAATTATTACAGCAAGTTGTTTTTGGCCCGGCTCTGATATTGATTTAGATTATAGAAGACCGAATTATTTTGAGTATTACGATCATAGTAAACCTTATAAAGAAAGACTAGATGAAGTAATAAATTGGCTAAGTTTACCTCAAAATATAAGACCACACTTTTTAACAGTATATTTTCATGATACCGATACATTCGGACATGAATTTGGTCCAAACTCATTTGAAGTAAACCAATCAATAAAACGTTTGGATTCGTTAATCGGGTATTTAAATTCTAAACTGATTGAAATTGAAATGAAAGACAGTGTGAATTTAATTTTAGTTTCCGATCATGGAATGACAGAAATTGAAAAGGAAAAAATTATTAATATTGAAGAATTGATTAAAAATTATAATTTAAAATTTGAAAACAATGAAACTTTTGCGTTTATTGAACCAAAAGAAAAAGATATAAAAAAAGTTTACAGTTTATTAAAAGAAAATGAAAATCATTATAAAGTTTATCTCAAAGATGAAGTTCCTGAATATTATCATTACTCTAAACATCCCTTTTTATCATCAATATTTATGATGGCTGATTTGGGATGGACAATTGTTGATAAAAGAATATTAGAAAAAATGAATAATACAATCTCTAAAGGAAATCATGGATATGATAATAATGAACTTGATATGCATGGAATATTTTTAGCAGAAGGACCGGCATTCAGAAAAAATTTTCAAATAAGTACAATTCAAAATATTGATATTTATCCTTTGCTCTCAAAAATATTTGGAATTAATCCCAGATCAAACATTGACGGAAAATTAGAACGAATAGAATTTATTTTAAATCAATAA
- a CDS encoding insulinase family protein, with protein MKDLLNIEYKKITLKNGLEVILYKNDSFPTIAVNIWYKVGSANEIPNKTGFAHLFEHMMFQGSQNVPKEMHFRYIQEAGGSLNGSTSMDRTNYYETLPSDSLELALWLESDRMGFLLPALTEEKLENQKDVVMNERRQNYDNQPYGLAWEILFSNLFPSNHPYNWPTIGWMKDIEKFELDDVKEFFKKYYSPNNASLVIGGNFDEENAVKLAKKYFEEIPNQDKIKEIQIEFQTLENINKIIHEDNVQLSKVYFAWKSEKGYAEYDAALDVLADILAGSKSSRLQKQLIHNLQIAQDVSTFQYSAKYDGAFFITITAQLNCDLELLKKETFNEINKIINEGITELELERAVNSYKSSYIYSLQNLDNLVNQINSYNCNLGEPNSFKYDMNRYLKLNCDDIRSAAKLFLENNYVELQIVPKQK; from the coding sequence GTGAAAGATTTATTAAACATCGAGTATAAAAAGATCACATTAAAAAACGGCTTAGAAGTTATTTTATATAAAAACGATTCTTTCCCGACTATTGCGGTAAACATTTGGTATAAAGTCGGCTCAGCAAATGAAATTCCAAATAAAACTGGCTTTGCACATTTATTTGAGCATATGATGTTTCAAGGTTCTCAAAATGTTCCTAAAGAAATGCATTTCAGATATATTCAAGAAGCTGGTGGAAGTTTAAACGGTTCTACAAGTATGGATAGAACAAATTATTATGAAACTTTACCATCTGATAGTTTGGAATTGGCACTTTGGTTAGAATCCGATAGAATGGGATTTTTACTACCGGCATTGACTGAAGAAAAGCTTGAAAATCAAAAAGACGTTGTGATGAACGAGAGGAGGCAAAATTATGACAATCAGCCTTACGGTTTGGCTTGGGAAATTTTATTTTCAAATTTATTCCCGTCAAATCATCCTTATAATTGGCCTACAATAGGTTGGATGAAAGATATTGAAAAATTTGAGTTAGATGATGTAAAAGAATTTTTCAAGAAATATTATAGTCCTAATAATGCAAGTCTTGTTATTGGCGGAAATTTTGACGAAGAAAACGCGGTAAAACTAGCCAAAAAATATTTTGAAGAAATTCCAAATCAAGACAAAATAAAAGAAATTCAAATTGAATTTCAAACGCTTGAAAATATAAATAAAATTATTCATGAAGATAATGTTCAATTATCTAAAGTATATTTTGCGTGGAAATCGGAAAAAGGTTATGCCGAATATGACGCTGCTTTAGATGTGCTTGCAGATATTTTAGCCGGTTCTAAAAGTTCAAGACTCCAAAAGCAACTTATTCATAATTTGCAAATTGCTCAAGATGTTTCAACATTCCAATATTCGGCAAAATACGACGGCGCATTTTTTATTACAATCACGGCTCAATTAAATTGTGATTTAGAATTACTTAAAAAAGAAACATTTAATGAAATTAATAAGATTATTAATGAAGGAATTACTGAACTGGAACTTGAAAGAGCTGTTAATAGTTATAAATCATCATATATATATTCTTTGCAAAATTTAGATAATCTTGTAAATCAAATAAATAGTTATAACTGTAATTTAGGTGAACCAAATTCATTTAAATATGATATGAATAGATATTTGAAATTGAATTGTGATGATATTCGAAGTGCTGCAAAATTATTTTTGGAAAATAACTATGTCGAACTTCAAATAGTTCCTAAACAGAAATAG
- a CDS encoding YajQ family cyclic di-GMP-binding protein, translated as MAQNFSFDIVSEVDFQEIDNAINQAKKEIIQRYDLKDSNTSIDLSKSDKTITLNSKDEYGIKTSVDILQSKFIKRKISLKVMKLNEIESASGGRVKQIIQLQNGISKENAKHITKLIKDLKLKVNAQIMDEQVRVQGAKKDELQAVINFIRDTDLDFPIQFVNYK; from the coding sequence ATGGCACAAAACTTTTCATTTGATATAGTTTCTGAAGTTGATTTTCAAGAAATTGACAACGCAATAAATCAGGCAAAAAAAGAAATTATTCAACGATATGATTTGAAAGATTCAAACACTTCTATTGATTTAAGTAAAAGTGATAAAACCATTACTTTAAACTCTAAAGATGAATACGGAATTAAAACTTCGGTTGATATTCTTCAATCAAAATTTATTAAAAGAAAAATTTCATTAAAAGTAATGAAGCTTAATGAAATTGAAAGTGCTAGCGGTGGAAGAGTAAAGCAGATAATACAACTTCAAAACGGTATTAGCAAAGAAAACGCAAAACACATTACTAAACTGATTAAGGATTTGAAACTAAAAGTTAATGCTCAAATTATGGATGAACAAGTCAGAGTTCAAGGTGCAAAAAAAGATGAATTGCAAGCTGTAATAAATTTTATACGAGATACTGACTTAGATTTTCCGATTCAATTTGTTAATTATAAATAA
- a CDS encoding HDOD domain-containing protein, whose translation MQVNTEQIYSKLNNIQNLPTIPEIMFDAISAIKTQPGNILKISEIIGKDQGMATKILSVANSPLYGMLRKVSTLEFAIMIMGSSELEKIVTAISLTNAIRFKPIPNFNEQEYWKHTMAVGLIAKDISRRLGFPEIAGDAFIGGILHDIGIQLIVKYFPQEFELMFSNLREDKKFLECEINTLGISHQEIGAFLLKKWNLPNSITDCVLYHHHPHNSNENKELVAIVHLADFITNEFRSAKGYWDQGIQLDTHNCDALGFDSHNDLVNFYSEYSDLVSDTVDSIRI comes from the coding sequence ATGCAAGTAAATACAGAGCAAATTTATTCAAAACTTAACAATATCCAAAATTTACCCACAATTCCGGAAATAATGTTTGACGCAATTAGTGCAATAAAGACTCAACCCGGTAATATTTTAAAAATTTCAGAAATTATTGGTAAAGACCAAGGAATGGCAACGAAAATATTATCGGTCGCAAATTCACCGCTTTATGGAATGTTGAGAAAAGTATCTACGCTTGAATTTGCTATTATGATAATGGGTTCGAGTGAACTGGAAAAAATAGTTACTGCAATTTCATTAACTAATGCTATTAGATTTAAACCAATTCCAAATTTTAATGAACAAGAATACTGGAAGCATACAATGGCTGTTGGTTTAATTGCAAAAGATATTTCGAGAAGATTAGGATTTCCTGAAATAGCCGGCGACGCATTTATCGGCGGAATACTCCATGATATTGGAATTCAGCTAATCGTAAAATATTTTCCACAAGAATTTGAACTTATGTTTTCAAATCTAAGAGAAGATAAAAAATTTCTTGAATGTGAAATAAATACTCTTGGTATATCGCATCAAGAAATTGGAGCTTTTCTGCTTAAAAAATGGAACCTGCCAAATTCAATAACAGATTGTGTTTTATATCACCATCATCCTCATAACAGTAATGAAAATAAAGAATTAGTAGCAATCGTTCATCTTGCGGATTTTATAACAAATGAATTTAGAAGCGCAAAAGGTTATTGGGATCAGGGAATTCAACTCGATACCCATAATTGCGACGCGTTAGGTTTCGATTCACACAACGATTTAGTTAATTTTTATTCAGAATATTCAGATTTGGTTTCGGACACTGTAGATTCAATTCGAATTTAG
- the pyrR gene encoding bifunctional pyr operon transcriptional regulator/uracil phosphoribosyltransferase PyrR: MNIKAKVIDESGLNRTITRLAHEILERNKGSENIVLIGMRTRGEFLAKRILNKISEIDVKTPPLGILDATLYRDDFRTRLKQPEVSVTNITFDISEKNVILIDDVLYTGRTTRAALDALMDLGRPSSIQFCVLVDRGHREMPIKADFVGKNIPTSLNEEVKVKMKEIDDEDAVYLIESPK, from the coding sequence ATGAATATTAAAGCAAAAGTAATAGATGAATCTGGATTGAACAGAACAATAACAAGATTAGCTCATGAAATATTAGAACGAAATAAAGGTTCTGAAAATATTGTTTTAATTGGAATGAGAACTCGAGGAGAATTTTTAGCCAAAAGAATATTAAATAAAATCTCTGAAATTGACGTAAAAACACCTCCCTTAGGAATTTTAGATGCTACTTTATATAGAGATGATTTTAGAACAAGATTAAAACAGCCCGAAGTTTCCGTAACAAATATAACTTTTGACATTTCAGAAAAAAATGTAATACTAATTGACGATGTTTTATATACTGGCAGAACAACTCGTGCCGCTTTAGATGCATTGATGGATTTAGGCAGACCAAGCTCAATTCAATTTTGTGTTCTTGTAGATAGAGGTCATAGAGAAATGCCAATTAAAGCTGACTTTGTCGGGAAAAATATTCCAACTTCGCTAAATGAAGAAGTAAAAGTGAAAATGAAAGAAATAGACGATGAAGACGCGGTTTATTTAATAGAATCACCAAAATAA
- a CDS encoding aspartate carbamoyltransferase catalytic subunit, producing the protein MSLKIKHLLGLQDVSKNDIQLILDTATTFREVLERPIKRVPTLQGTTVVNLFYENSTRTRISFELAEKRLSADTLNFSTSTSSAKKGETFKDTVRNIEAMKIDMIVVRHQSAGVPLYLSRISKAAIINAGDGRHEHPTQALLDLYSIREKLGKLSGLKVCIVGDIAHSRVALSNIFGLKTMGAEVSLCAPPTMIPRNIEQFGIKIYHDINKAVSENDVLNVLRIQLERDAGTTIPSLREYHNYFGITTEVIENNNKDILILHPGPINRGVELSSEVADGPYQIILDQVTNGVAVRMAVLYLLGTKNS; encoded by the coding sequence ATGTCATTAAAAATTAAACACCTTTTAGGTTTGCAGGACGTTTCTAAAAACGATATCCAATTGATTTTAGATACCGCAACAACCTTTAGGGAAGTTTTGGAAAGACCGATTAAAAGAGTTCCGACATTGCAGGGAACAACAGTTGTAAATTTGTTTTATGAAAATTCTACTCGAACAAGAATTTCTTTTGAACTGGCAGAAAAAAGACTTTCAGCGGATACATTAAATTTTTCCACTTCTACGAGCAGCGCTAAAAAAGGTGAAACATTTAAAGATACCGTTAGAAATATTGAAGCGATGAAAATCGATATGATTGTTGTTCGTCATCAATCAGCCGGAGTTCCATTATATTTATCTAGAATTTCTAAAGCGGCTATTATTAATGCCGGCGACGGCAGACACGAACATCCAACTCAAGCTCTGTTGGATCTGTATTCAATTAGGGAAAAACTTGGTAAGTTAAGTGGATTGAAAGTATGTATTGTAGGAGATATTGCCCACAGTAGAGTTGCTCTTTCTAATATTTTCGGATTGAAAACAATGGGAGCCGAGGTTTCGCTTTGCGCACCTCCAACAATGATACCCAGAAATATTGAACAGTTCGGAATTAAAATATATCATGATATTAATAAAGCTGTTAGTGAAAATGACGTATTAAATGTTTTAAGAATTCAGCTAGAACGTGATGCAGGAACTACAATTCCTTCTTTGCGTGAATATCATAATTATTTTGGAATTACTACCGAAGTAATTGAAAATAATAATAAAGATATTTTAATTCTTCATCCCGGACCAATTAACAGAGGAGTTGAATTGTCTTCCGAAGTTGCAGATGGACCGTATCAAATTATATTAGATCAAGTTACAAACGGAGTTGCTGTCAGAATGGCTGTTTTGTATTTGCTTGGGACAAAAAATTCGTAA
- a CDS encoding dihydroorotase, with translation MKIVLNKVRIINPEQNLDEKNDILIENGIIQKIGNLNKEDLANAKVFELDGKICSPGLFDMHVHLREPGREDTETIFTGSNAAAAGGFTGVACMPNTKPAIDSAEVVNFIKDKAETHLVDVYPIGAVSKERKGEHLAPIAELVTAGVVAFSDDGVAVKSASLLRNALEYLKMYDLPIIEHCEDESLAGGAMNEGTVSTMLGLPSIPTIAEDLTVMRDIAVAEYVGGRIHIAHISSKNSVQLVREAKAKGLKVTAEVTPHHFTLTDESLITYDSNYKMNPPLRTEEDVKAMIEGLKDGTIDCIASDHAPHAIEEKEAEFIYAPNGILGLETQLGLSLSELVHKNHLSINMLIEKLAVNPRKILNIPVPQFKTGEKANLTIFDPNEIWTVDLKKFKSKSKNSPFDKRLLTGKPIAVINNSKIYIDGNFIEI, from the coding sequence ATGAAAATTGTATTAAATAAAGTTAGAATTATTAACCCAGAACAAAATCTTGATGAAAAAAATGATATTCTAATTGAAAATGGGATTATCCAAAAAATAGGAAATCTAAATAAAGAAGATTTGGCGAATGCGAAAGTTTTTGAGTTGGATGGGAAAATTTGTTCACCCGGGCTTTTCGATATGCATGTTCATTTGCGAGAACCCGGAAGAGAAGATACCGAAACGATTTTTACAGGATCAAATGCAGCAGCGGCAGGCGGTTTTACAGGTGTTGCTTGTATGCCAAATACAAAACCCGCAATTGATTCGGCAGAAGTTGTGAATTTTATTAAAGACAAAGCCGAAACTCATCTAGTTGATGTTTATCCAATTGGCGCAGTAAGCAAAGAAAGAAAAGGTGAACATTTAGCTCCTATTGCAGAATTGGTAACTGCGGGTGTTGTTGCGTTTTCTGATGACGGTGTTGCGGTAAAAAGTGCGTCATTGCTCAGAAATGCACTCGAATACTTGAAAATGTATGATCTTCCCATTATTGAACATTGCGAAGATGAATCCCTTGCAGGTGGAGCAATGAATGAAGGAACGGTTTCTACAATGTTGGGACTTCCATCAATTCCAACAATTGCGGAAGATTTAACCGTAATGCGAGATATTGCTGTTGCGGAATATGTTGGAGGTAGAATTCATATAGCTCATATAAGTTCAAAAAATTCAGTTCAGTTAGTTAGAGAAGCTAAAGCAAAAGGTTTGAAGGTTACAGCTGAAGTAACTCCACATCATTTTACTTTGACAGATGAATCATTGATTACGTATGATTCAAATTACAAAATGAATCCGCCTTTAAGAACTGAAGAAGATGTTAAGGCTATGATTGAGGGATTAAAAGATGGTACAATTGATTGTATAGCAAGCGATCATGCACCTCATGCAATTGAAGAGAAAGAAGCTGAATTTATATATGCGCCGAATGGAATTTTGGGTTTGGAAACTCAGCTTGGTTTATCGTTAAGTGAATTAGTACATAAAAATCATTTGTCTATAAACATGCTTATTGAAAAATTAGCGGTAAATCCACGAAAAATATTAAATATTCCGGTACCACAATTTAAAACAGGTGAAAAAGCAAACTTAACAATTTTTGATCCAAATGAGATTTGGACAGTTGATTTGAAAAAATTCAAATCAAAATCTAAAAATTCACCCTTCGATAAAAGATTATTGACCGGAAAACCAATTGCGGTAATAAACAATTCTAAAATATATATAGATGGAAATTTTATTGAAATATGA